In Methanoregula sp., a single window of DNA contains:
- the glmM gene encoding phosphoglucosamine mutase, translating into MKVKKVQKRLFGTNGVRGIVGKDLTPELVLSIGEAFGTMRKGKIAVGRDTRTSGETLINAVKSGLLAVGCDVTDCGILPTPALQYLVKDTFDGGVMITASHNPPEYNGVKIIESDGTEMGDEETLKLEERIFTHSYSANSWEHVGQETVAPHLIEDYITAIANLFPGKPGKGITVVVDPGSGPACSTTSQILTRMGCRVLTINGILDGTFPGRLPEPSPEGLKGLAALVVSSGAAFGIAHDGDADRAVFIDENGQFVEENQEFALIADHICHQKKGAIVTPVSTSQMVEIVANKNNCTVIYTPVGSIYVARTMRSFIEKGHHVIFGGEGNGGLIFPDHQFCRDGGMTAATMVAILASRGQKLSLLLEQLPKRCMIKEKISAVGGAAILETLKSAYSHGIIDETDGIKIYRDNSWALVRASGTEPLIRIIIDAENTDQGRALRDELMETIQKVKEK; encoded by the coding sequence ATGAAAGTAAAAAAGGTCCAAAAACGGTTGTTCGGTACCAATGGTGTAAGAGGGATTGTTGGAAAAGATCTGACACCCGAACTTGTCCTTTCCATTGGAGAAGCTTTCGGAACGATGAGAAAAGGAAAAATCGCGGTTGGCAGAGATACACGAACCAGCGGTGAAACCCTTATCAACGCAGTTAAGTCAGGACTCCTTGCTGTAGGTTGCGATGTAACGGATTGTGGCATCCTCCCGACGCCGGCACTCCAGTATCTGGTAAAAGATACATTTGATGGCGGGGTGATGATCACCGCATCTCATAATCCTCCAGAATATAACGGCGTTAAAATCATTGAATCTGATGGAACAGAAATGGGGGACGAAGAAACCCTCAAACTCGAAGAAAGAATATTTACACATTCCTATTCCGCAAATTCCTGGGAACATGTAGGACAAGAAACCGTCGCACCTCACCTGATTGAAGACTATATCACCGCAATTGCGAATCTTTTTCCCGGCAAACCGGGAAAGGGAATTACTGTTGTTGTGGACCCGGGTTCAGGCCCTGCCTGCTCCACAACATCGCAGATACTCACCCGGATGGGTTGCAGGGTGCTGACGATTAATGGTATTTTGGACGGCACATTTCCCGGAAGGCTTCCTGAACCATCACCGGAAGGTCTGAAGGGGCTTGCAGCTCTCGTTGTGAGCAGCGGTGCTGCATTCGGTATTGCTCACGATGGTGATGCAGATCGCGCAGTGTTTATTGATGAAAATGGACAATTTGTAGAAGAAAACCAGGAATTTGCACTTATCGCAGACCACATATGTCACCAGAAAAAAGGTGCAATTGTTACCCCGGTCAGCACGTCACAGATGGTTGAGATCGTCGCGAATAAGAACAACTGTACCGTGATTTACACACCCGTCGGGAGCATCTATGTTGCCCGCACGATGCGATCGTTCATTGAGAAGGGGCACCATGTTATTTTTGGGGGTGAGGGAAATGGTGGACTCATCTTCCCCGACCATCAGTTCTGCCGTGACGGGGGTATGACCGCTGCTACTATGGTAGCAATTCTTGCTTCACGCGGACAGAAATTATCGTTGTTATTAGAACAATTACCCAAGCGATGTATGATTAAAGAGAAGATATCAGCAGTCGGGGGTGCGGCCATACTCGAAACGCTCAAATCTGCATATTCTCACGGTATTATAGATGAAACAGATGGGATTAAAATATATCGGGATAATTCCTGGGCACTGGTGAGAGCATCGGGGACTGAACCGCTGATCAGGATCATTATTGATGCGGAGAATACGGATCAGGGCAGAGCACTCCGGGATGAACTTATGGAAACAATTCAAAAAGTTAAGGAAAAATAA
- the mobB gene encoding molybdopterin-guanine dinucleotide biosynthesis protein B gives MKIIQIVGRSNSGKTTFIKQLIPKLKTKGHVAVIKHLGDHLYELEEGKDTTGFFDVGADISVGIDADKSVVAIRNNSLKGALKLLFDQGIDFTVIEGFKQQAFPRIVIGDLETDHCVLTNPCPDEVLASLNAFEDFCP, from the coding sequence ATGAAGATAATTCAGATTGTTGGCAGATCAAATTCCGGTAAAACCACATTTATCAAACAGCTTATCCCAAAACTCAAAACCAAAGGGCATGTTGCAGTTATCAAGCACCTTGGAGACCATTTATACGAGCTTGAAGAGGGAAAAGATACGACCGGTTTTTTTGATGTTGGTGCTGATATTTCAGTAGGAATCGATGCTGATAAATCCGTAGTTGCGATACGTAATAACTCATTAAAGGGTGCGTTAAAGCTCCTTTTTGATCAAGGTATAGATTTTACCGTTATCGAAGGATTCAAACAGCAGGCATTCCCCAGAATAGTAATAGGAGATCTCGAAACAGACCACTGTGTTCTTACCAACCCTTGTCCTGATGAGGTCCTTGCATCACTCAATGCCTTTGAAGATTTTTGTCCTTAA
- a CDS encoding DUF5806 family protein has protein sequence MDSANIQQEINKYKKFKKVDGATYHKVNQFLRKRTYITAREWALARLCTDFRTSGGAEMTFIGNHLPDLVPFMEDTYTPQAVNQARNSFKKKVRKSSATFFYGAMCGFFTTDELDDLLFEASEVARFLLEVEGTTLDIDEEIDIEDRITKVMRSVGEAAKTILRTRGEETEAGNIPHDGGRDTPKKMSGSKETNNSIPQKTKRRKKTTEIISSHNPPIGPGPLEKREDFPVVTEKSAIRGIISTEHIQSNASPTVNKEQENISDQPATPLTVSINDEKRVRIVSPNKEELEIAGDKTP, from the coding sequence ATGGACAGCGCAAATATCCAGCAGGAAATCAATAAATATAAAAAATTCAAAAAAGTTGATGGAGCAACCTATCATAAAGTAAACCAGTTTTTACGCAAAAGGACATATATCACCGCAAGAGAATGGGCGCTTGCACGTTTGTGCACAGATTTCCGCACCTCCGGCGGTGCTGAAATGACTTTTATTGGAAACCATCTGCCTGATCTTGTCCCTTTTATGGAGGATACCTATACCCCCCAGGCAGTGAACCAGGCACGGAATTCCTTTAAAAAAAAGGTGCGCAAATCAAGTGCCACTTTTTTTTATGGTGCAATGTGCGGGTTCTTTACCACTGACGAACTGGATGATTTACTCTTTGAAGCTAGCGAAGTTGCACGGTTTTTACTTGAAGTGGAAGGGACAACTTTGGATATTGATGAAGAAATCGATATAGAGGATCGGATCACCAAAGTCATGCGAAGTGTTGGAGAAGCTGCAAAAACAATTCTCCGTACAAGAGGAGAAGAGACCGAAGCAGGAAACATACCTCATGATGGAGGACGTGATACACCAAAAAAAATGTCGGGATCCAAGGAAACAAATAACTCTATCCCACAAAAAACAAAGAGAAGAAAGAAAACCACCGAAATAATTTCTTCACATAATCCCCCCATTGGACCGGGACCTCTTGAAAAGAGGGAAGATTTCCCCGTAGTTACGGAAAAATCTGCCATACGGGGGATTATATCAACCGAACATATCCAGTCAAATGCTTCACCAACGGTCAATAAGGAGCAGGAGAACATTTCCGATCAACCTGCAACTCCACTTACAGTATCAATTAATGATGAAAAAAGGGTAAGAATAGTCAGCCCTAATAAAGAAGAACTCGAAATTGCTGGAGATAAGACCCCATGA
- the xerA gene encoding site-specific tyrosine recombinase/integron integrase, translating to MESGYFSEWLKSYRNYLRMRNYSPRTLDSYEQVIKHFAYYVWLRRNTEKTKLVIYWKDFENARLDTSVEVTPVMVTDFLSFVSSMQTYKPKTFHRIISTMSSFYRFLYTQGAVSTNPLTGIERPRIKQQDVKYLKHNQVLRLIDSIEDPRDKLIVRTIYATGVRVSELCEMNVEDIDFDEHTIRIRGKGDKIRIVFVDDDTLADILKFIGNRIVGPLFIGQQGKHISSRAIQHIFKHYAPNGITPHKIRHSYASELYKRSKNLRVVQENLGHTSIKTTEIYLHTDIDERRQVYQQFFPLSTPNEKI from the coding sequence ATGGAAAGCGGGTATTTCTCGGAGTGGCTCAAAAGTTACCGGAACTACCTCCGGATGCGCAATTATTCACCCCGCACCCTTGACAGTTATGAGCAGGTGATCAAACACTTTGCTTACTATGTCTGGCTCCGGCGGAATACTGAGAAGACCAAACTTGTCATCTACTGGAAGGATTTTGAAAATGCCCGCCTTGATACCAGTGTTGAAGTAACACCGGTTATGGTCACAGATTTCCTCTCATTTGTCTCGTCAATGCAAACGTACAAACCGAAGACATTTCATCGGATTATTTCGACAATGAGTTCTTTTTACCGGTTTCTTTACACTCAGGGTGCCGTCAGTACAAACCCTCTGACGGGTATTGAGCGTCCAAGAATTAAACAGCAGGATGTGAAATACCTCAAACATAACCAGGTGCTCAGACTGATTGATTCGATAGAAGATCCGCGTGACAAGCTCATTGTCAGGACAATATATGCCACCGGTGTTCGCGTATCAGAACTCTGTGAAATGAATGTTGAGGACATCGATTTTGATGAGCACACAATCCGAATAAGGGGTAAAGGTGACAAGATTCGTATTGTCTTTGTTGATGACGATACCCTTGCTGACATCCTAAAATTTATTGGCAACCGGATCGTTGGCCCTCTTTTTATTGGCCAACAGGGAAAGCACATTTCCTCTCGTGCTATCCAGCATATTTTCAAGCATTATGCCCCCAACGGTATCACTCCGCATAAGATTCGCCATAGTTATGCAAGTGAGTTGTATAAACGTTCAAAGAATCTTCGGGTAGTCCAGGAAAACCTTGGTCACACATCTATCAAAACCACAGAGATCTATCTGCATACTGATATTGATGAGCGCCGGCAGGTCTACCAGCAGTTTTTCCCGCTATCAACACCCAACGAGAAAATATAA
- a CDS encoding zinc ribbon domain-containing protein has translation MAPVICPNCGRSTPEGKFCEHCGASLFAPPVYVSPPSPPAPAPKKQSGLTTILIILGATIGIILFIGAIGFIVAYANYQPSTEDKITNTIQPTPVQTSIITSVITPMPIKTSQTYPPTYRSTYTTSYSSWHAGTPSTVQIQNNYYYYYRLDMQQGDMKKISIKTDGSPIDLMVMDSSNFKKYEDAEKNPQSKYTWQSRNQLSIINTEYILTAPFDDTYYFVLDNTNYPSLGAYAKKNVNVGVTFSSYY, from the coding sequence ATGGCACCTGTTATCTGTCCAAATTGTGGCAGATCTACTCCAGAGGGTAAATTTTGTGAACACTGCGGGGCTTCCCTTTTTGCTCCCCCGGTCTATGTGTCCCCACCTTCTCCACCAGCCCCGGCGCCAAAAAAACAATCCGGCCTCACAACGATTCTCATAATACTTGGTGCTACGATCGGAATTATTTTGTTTATCGGGGCTATCGGATTTATAGTGGCATATGCAAACTATCAACCCTCTACTGAGGATAAAATTACTAATACAATTCAACCAACTCCGGTGCAAACATCAATAATAACGTCTGTGATAACACCAATGCCAATTAAGACGTCCCAGACATATCCTCCAACATATAGATCGACCTATACCACATCTTACAGTTCCTGGCATGCCGGCACACCCTCGACGGTACAGATCCAGAATAATTATTACTATTACTACAGGCTTGATATGCAACAGGGTGATATGAAAAAAATTTCTATCAAGACTGATGGATCTCCGATAGATCTTATGGTGATGGATTCCTCCAATTTTAAAAAATATGAAGATGCTGAGAAGAATCCACAATCAAAATACACCTGGCAATCTCGGAACCAGTTGAGCATAATCAATACTGAGTACATCCTGACTGCGCCGTTTGATGACACCTATTATTTTGTTCTCGATAATACGAATTATCCATCATTAGGAGCGTATGCAAAGAAAAATGTGAATGTCGGGGTGACGTTCAGTTCATATTATTAA
- a CDS encoding potassium channel family protein, with protein MEPIPLRLRIYLIVFLIVALGGVIGMMAIEHLSPLDAFYFMVVTLATVGYGDIHPLSPLGKLLVMVIILAGVTCFVGLAADVVEFIIDQREREKRLAKLNMIIGVFYSEVGTRLLRKFSVHDKDIDKIRDALLVSNTWSDDDFKKAHALLKDHSFQLDSHSLPLEELHNFLSQHKTFMLALLENPQLYEHDRFTDLMQAVFHLAEELISREQLVNLPQTDYSHLSGDITRVYSQLVVEWLTYMQHLKKHYPYLFSLAMRTNPFDAHASAIVR; from the coding sequence ATGGAACCGATACCGCTCAGGCTCCGGATATATCTGATTGTATTTTTGATTGTTGCCCTTGGGGGTGTCATTGGCATGATGGCCATCGAACATCTCTCTCCATTAGATGCATTTTACTTCATGGTCGTTACGCTGGCTACGGTAGGATACGGGGATATCCACCCCCTTTCCCCTTTGGGCAAACTGCTTGTGATGGTGATCATTCTTGCGGGAGTAACCTGTTTTGTCGGCCTGGCCGCAGATGTTGTTGAATTCATCATTGACCAGCGTGAGCGGGAAAAACGGCTGGCTAAACTGAATATGATCATTGGGGTTTTTTATTCCGAGGTCGGTACCAGGCTGCTGAGAAAATTCAGTGTGCACGATAAAGACATTGACAAAATCCGGGATGCTCTGCTGGTTTCGAATACCTGGTCTGACGACGATTTTAAAAAAGCTCATGCCCTCCTGAAAGACCATTCATTCCAGCTTGACAGCCATTCTCTTCCGTTAGAGGAATTGCATAATTTCCTCTCGCAGCACAAGACATTCATGCTGGCCCTGCTAGAAAACCCGCAACTCTACGAACATGACCGGTTCACCGATCTCATGCAGGCAGTCTTCCATCTGGCAGAAGAGCTGATCTCCCGGGAACAACTGGTGAATCTCCCGCAAACCGATTATAGTCATTTATCCGGAGACATCACCCGGGTATACAGTCAGCTTGTGGTGGAGTGGCTGACCTATATGCAGCATCTCAAAAAGCATTACCCGTATCTTTTCTCACTCGCAATGAGAACGAACCCGTTCGATGCGCATGCAAGTGCAATCGTACGGTGA
- a CDS encoding RNA-guided endonuclease TnpB family protein, which produces MIEVHFATLNEIRWIGVDLNTTGHVAVAADPESGKILKLGKSIHHIHTQSTNNCTKLWKEGKLWKLKRTKTRERSSFKYALAAITRQIVTFAELLGTGIKFEKLFSNRYTPHEQNTFAYEFTFDNGSFFTLQKMVERRAHKRGIPVIYVNPAYTSKRCCRCGEFGRRSRKRFECPHCGYVVHADVNAAFNIATTPLRCASLESLSEQEETHAFLLSKKQMRRIAKTEARHKPVLSPAPVISVIADMAVRENLLAVLEQV; this is translated from the coding sequence GTGATTGAAGTTCATTTCGCCACGCTCAATGAGATCCGCTGGATAGGTGTTGACCTGAACACTACGGGCCATGTGGCTGTTGCCGCAGACCCCGAGAGCGGAAAAATCCTGAAACTGGGAAAAAGTATCCATCACATCCACACTCAATCCACCAACAACTGCACAAAACTCTGGAAAGAAGGCAAACTCTGGAAATTAAAAAGAACAAAAACGCGTGAACGATCATCGTTCAAATATGCCCTTGCCGCCATTACCCGGCAGATCGTAACGTTTGCCGAATTGCTGGGCACCGGCATCAAATTTGAGAAGCTTTTTTCTAACCGTTACACACCCCACGAACAAAACACGTTCGCTTATGAATTCACGTTTGACAACGGATCGTTTTTTACGCTCCAGAAAATGGTAGAAAGACGGGCACATAAACGGGGAATTCCTGTCATCTACGTGAACCCGGCCTACACCTCCAAACGCTGCTGCCGGTGCGGGGAATTTGGCAGGAGATCGCGCAAGCGGTTCGAATGTCCCCATTGCGGGTATGTTGTGCATGCTGATGTGAATGCAGCATTCAACATTGCCACCACACCGCTCCGGTGCGCAAGCCTGGAGAGTCTTTCAGAACAGGAAGAAACACACGCATTCCTGCTATCAAAGAAACAGATGCGCAGGATTGCAAAAACTGAAGCCCGGCACAAACCTGTACTTTCCCCAGCCCCGGTCATATCGGTAATCGCTGATATGGCTGTCAGAGAAAACCTGCTCGCGGTGCTGGAACAGGTATAA
- a CDS encoding DUF2070 family protein: MAQDSDVKLGQLTRFIFTAPSALRSFLLIVILGLIIDGACARAWLNLPSGNIVYILPTVLSSNIFFLPEKFLFSGTIAFSIPAIAALLLTKPMIEYSGKTMTWNRSGLLALACTVFGVIITLVSLASSVTLIPLFYAISLGFIFGLRLLILVAIADFRVTRMILPALTQSGVGVIVGMLLFSPSFAIFALVLHLVFGLGFVILIWMIERPLKRAFGIRGLAFINAFIAHMTDGSKGMENFFREIGEEIFVPQVNFFFKRENGKPVLFTVPNLHPGPMGEIGGGNLPKVLHDNFPEETLVAHGCATHDFNLVSESEINKVIDALRKSRVDLSYAGVAGRAGRLTVGSVQVLYQRFNDSVLLVTTRSPRRTEDLDFSIGSTIMAEGHRLFPHVALVDAHNCMTDLSSPVLLATLTGTEYERAAMDAMEACRISPLHPLKIGVNHLTVPYHREQGFGDLGIQTLVTEVDGQRTAYVLIDGNNMAKGVREVLLEQIFTLVDHAEVMTTDSHVVNTITGKNPVGMHVPVSEFLPYVMQSVRDAVKDLSPAEVAASTAHCEHVVVFGSNRISQLASTVNAMLVFVAPLSLAMLLLAFLLSLIAYVVMA; encoded by the coding sequence ATGGCACAGGACAGTGATGTAAAACTCGGACAACTCACCCGGTTTATTTTCACCGCTCCCTCAGCGCTCAGATCCTTTCTCCTCATTGTAATACTCGGCCTTATCATCGATGGTGCCTGTGCCCGTGCCTGGCTGAATCTCCCGTCCGGCAATATCGTGTACATCCTTCCGACCGTGCTGAGCAGTAACATCTTTTTCCTCCCTGAAAAATTCCTGTTCTCCGGGACCATTGCGTTCAGCATACCCGCAATCGCGGCCCTGCTCCTGACAAAGCCCATGATCGAGTACAGTGGCAAGACCATGACCTGGAACAGGTCCGGGCTGCTCGCACTTGCCTGTACCGTTTTTGGCGTGATCATCACCCTTGTCTCACTTGCTTCGTCAGTGACACTGATTCCCCTGTTCTATGCAATATCCCTTGGTTTCATTTTCGGTCTTCGCCTCCTGATCCTTGTTGCCATCGCAGATTTCCGGGTGACAAGAATGATCCTGCCAGCGCTGACCCAGAGCGGGGTCGGGGTAATTGTGGGAATGCTCCTCTTCTCACCTTCGTTTGCAATCTTCGCACTGGTCCTTCATCTCGTATTCGGGCTGGGTTTCGTTATCCTTATCTGGATGATAGAGCGCCCGCTCAAGCGTGCATTCGGCATACGGGGACTGGCCTTCATCAACGCCTTTATTGCCCATATGACCGACGGGTCGAAAGGTATGGAGAATTTCTTCCGGGAGATCGGCGAGGAGATCTTTGTCCCGCAGGTCAACTTCTTCTTCAAGCGGGAGAACGGAAAACCGGTCCTGTTTACGGTACCGAACCTGCACCCGGGCCCCATGGGGGAAATTGGCGGGGGTAACCTGCCCAAGGTGCTGCACGACAATTTTCCCGAAGAGACCCTTGTCGCCCATGGGTGCGCCACGCATGACTTCAATCTTGTTTCTGAATCCGAGATCAACAAGGTGATCGATGCACTCAGGAAATCACGGGTCGATCTATCGTATGCCGGGGTGGCAGGACGAGCCGGGCGCCTGACCGTTGGTTCCGTCCAGGTACTCTACCAGCGGTTCAACGACTCGGTGCTTCTCGTTACCACCCGCTCACCCCGGAGAACGGAAGATCTGGATTTCTCCATTGGTTCCACGATCATGGCAGAAGGACACCGCTTGTTCCCCCATGTCGCCCTCGTCGATGCCCACAACTGCATGACCGATCTTTCATCGCCGGTACTCCTTGCAACCCTGACCGGCACCGAATACGAACGTGCGGCTATGGATGCAATGGAAGCCTGCAGAATTTCACCTCTGCACCCATTGAAGATTGGTGTCAACCACCTGACCGTGCCCTACCATCGCGAGCAGGGATTTGGGGATCTGGGAATCCAGACTCTTGTCACGGAAGTGGACGGACAGCGCACGGCTTACGTGCTCATCGATGGCAACAACATGGCAAAAGGTGTGCGTGAGGTGCTGCTTGAGCAGATCTTTACTCTGGTTGATCATGCGGAAGTGATGACCACAGACTCACACGTGGTCAATACCATCACCGGAAAGAACCCGGTCGGTATGCATGTACCGGTTTCTGAATTTCTGCCGTATGTCATGCAGAGTGTCAGGGACGCGGTTAAAGATCTCTCCCCGGCAGAGGTGGCAGCGAGCACCGCTCACTGTGAACATGTGGTGGTCTTTGGGTCAAACCGGATATCCCAACTGGCGAGTACCGTCAATGCAATGCTCGTATTTGTCGCTCCTCTCTCTCTTGCCATGCTGCTCCTTGCGTTCCTGCTCTCACTTATTGCATATGTTGTGATGGCTTAG
- a CDS encoding diphthine--ammonia ligase — protein sequence MSWAALTSGGKDSILSCQKAIDSGRDVRYMVTARPANRDSYMFHSANLDAVPVIAKVAGMEYVEIETHGRKEEELADLEAGLAALDIEGVIAGAVASEYQAVRVKTITDKLGLELFTPLWHMDTELLLQEVAARMDAMIIVTAAEGLDESFLGAHFNQDLISRLKRVAAARRINLAGEGGEYESLTLNAPFYSRAITYTTEKIRSTPDRHELVLGGFA from the coding sequence ATGAGCTGGGCTGCACTCACTTCCGGAGGAAAGGACTCGATCCTGTCGTGCCAGAAAGCAATTGACAGCGGCAGGGATGTGCGGTACATGGTGACTGCCCGTCCGGCAAACCGTGACTCTTATATGTTCCATTCAGCAAATCTCGATGCGGTCCCCGTTATTGCAAAGGTTGCCGGCATGGAGTACGTGGAGATTGAAACCCACGGGCGCAAGGAAGAAGAACTGGCAGATCTCGAGGCCGGGCTTGCCGCGCTGGACATTGAAGGAGTGATTGCCGGGGCGGTTGCATCGGAATACCAGGCAGTCCGGGTTAAGACGATAACCGACAAACTCGGCCTTGAGCTCTTCACCCCTCTCTGGCACATGGACACGGAACTCCTGTTGCAGGAAGTGGCAGCACGGATGGATGCCATGATCATTGTCACTGCCGCGGAAGGACTCGACGAGAGTTTCCTTGGGGCACATTTTAACCAGGATCTCATCAGCCGGCTCAAGCGGGTTGCTGCTGCACGGCGGATCAATCTTGCAGGCGAGGGCGGAGAGTACGAGAGCCTTACCCTCAATGCACCGTTTTATTCCCGGGCCATCACCTACACAACAGAAAAGATACGATCAACTCCGGACCGGCACGAACTCGTTTTGGGAGGATTTGCCTGA
- a CDS encoding carbohydrate kinase family protein has protein sequence MIHIVGHTAIDHISRVAHLPEKNCSTHISDRQIYFGGGAANIAAGIAMLGEQVTLVSCIGDDFTGSDYDRWMKKLGIGQQFFKVPGTHTPTAFMFTDDSGDQMTFFEWGASKAFAHSDAPSLPFVHMATADPDFNCRVAEQSEFASFDPGQDVFWYTKEQLGSIIANTDILFANQHEVKQMCTTLGITREALVRQVDTAIFTMSGDGSTLYTQGKEHFIPVVPVKLVDPTGAGDAYRAGFLSAYVRGYTPVTSCKIGTVTASYVVEHVGCQTHLPDWNAMKARYQQHFGSLETPEMTGE, from the coding sequence ATGATCCATATTGTCGGGCACACGGCGATCGATCACATATCCCGGGTTGCCCATCTCCCGGAGAAGAACTGCTCGACCCATATCTCGGACCGTCAGATCTATTTTGGTGGCGGGGCGGCAAACATTGCGGCAGGAATCGCCATGCTGGGCGAACAGGTTACCCTGGTCTCCTGTATTGGCGATGATTTTACCGGGAGCGACTACGATCGCTGGATGAAAAAACTCGGGATTGGTCAGCAGTTTTTCAAGGTGCCGGGCACCCATACCCCCACGGCGTTCATGTTCACCGATGACAGCGGCGACCAGATGACATTCTTTGAGTGGGGGGCTTCAAAGGCCTTCGCTCATTCGGATGCACCTTCACTTCCCTTTGTGCACATGGCAACTGCGGACCCTGATTTCAACTGCCGGGTTGCAGAGCAAAGCGAATTTGCCTCGTTTGATCCCGGGCAGGATGTTTTCTGGTACACAAAGGAACAGCTCGGATCGATCATAGCAAATACCGATATTCTCTTTGCAAACCAGCACGAGGTAAAGCAGATGTGCACTACGCTGGGTATCACCCGCGAGGCACTCGTCCGGCAGGTGGATACGGCAATCTTCACCATGAGCGGCGACGGGAGTACGCTCTATACACAAGGTAAGGAGCACTTCATACCGGTAGTCCCGGTCAAACTGGTTGATCCCACGGGCGCCGGAGATGCATATCGTGCAGGATTCCTCTCTGCATATGTTCGCGGATATACGCCGGTAACCAGTTGTAAGATTGGAACGGTTACCGCCTCGTATGTGGTCGAACATGTAGGCTGCCAGACGCACCTGCCGGACTGGAATGCGATGAAGGCCCGGTACCAGCAGCATTTCGGCTCGCTTGAGACGCCGGAAATGACAGGAGAATGA
- a CDS encoding DUF555 domain-containing protein — MPDYVVTIESAWLVRDVKTLDDAIGIAISEAGKRLNPQAKYVEVEAGFLACPYCEETLSSAIVVADTALVGLVLEMKVFRAETPEHAGRIAKQTIGKALRDIPLKLLDVQEQ; from the coding sequence ATGCCAGATTATGTTGTAACAATAGAATCCGCTTGGCTCGTTCGCGACGTTAAAACACTGGATGATGCGATCGGGATTGCCATCAGCGAAGCGGGGAAGCGCCTGAACCCCCAGGCAAAGTACGTTGAAGTCGAGGCGGGTTTTTTAGCCTGCCCTTACTGCGAAGAGACACTGTCAAGCGCAATTGTCGTCGCAGATACCGCTCTTGTGGGGCTCGTGCTGGAAATGAAGGTATTCCGTGCTGAGACACCGGAACATGCCGGCCGGATCGCCAAACAGACCATTGGAAAAGCCCTGCGGGATATCCCCTTAAAACTCCTGGACGTGCAGGAACAATGA
- a CDS encoding nitroreductase family protein — MDSSEFLGFLTSRSSVREYDDEPLSQDEIDYIVTCAGTAPSAGNLESWDVVVVTDEDTRAALAEAALDQAHIEKAPAVFVVCANYVRSMSRYGDRGILYGLEDATIACTYMMLAAHARHLQSCWTGAFDDEAVREVLSLPPHIRPVSLLAVGKGHPPAQLTGRMAEGEHVHLNTW, encoded by the coding sequence ATGGACTCCTCTGAATTTTTGGGATTCTTGACCAGTCGTTCTTCGGTGCGCGAGTACGATGACGAGCCCCTGTCCCAGGACGAGATCGATTATATCGTGACGTGTGCAGGTACCGCGCCGAGTGCCGGGAACCTTGAGTCATGGGATGTCGTTGTTGTCACAGATGAAGACACCCGTGCAGCACTTGCAGAGGCTGCACTCGATCAGGCACATATTGAAAAGGCACCGGCAGTCTTTGTCGTCTGTGCCAATTATGTACGTTCGATGTCGCGCTACGGGGATCGCGGAATCCTGTACGGCCTTGAAGATGCAACGATTGCCTGTACCTATATGATGCTTGCAGCCCATGCACGCCACCTCCAGTCCTGCTGGACCGGCGCTTTCGACGATGAGGCCGTGCGCGAAGTACTCTCCCTTCCCCCGCACATCCGTCCGGTTTCCCTGCTTGCGGTGGGTAAAGGCCACCCGCCGGCACAGCTTACCGGGCGCATGGCAGAAGGAGAGCACGTGCACCTGAATACGTGGTAA
- a CDS encoding DUF5350 domain-containing protein, which yields MGKTGTTAWAQVKGVKGKIRLVPKKEGLAKTPGPNQRFKAGANVKQIDAAAEALQGRGGKRGGSRGGRRGGSRGDRSGGSGMNESTANPMIRRRMARPKVSALGAKAKSAR from the coding sequence ATGGGCAAGACAGGAACAACAGCATGGGCACAGGTTAAGGGAGTAAAAGGTAAGATCAGGCTCGTCCCGAAGAAGGAAGGACTGGCAAAGACTCCCGGCCCGAACCAGCGATTCAAGGCAGGCGCAAACGTCAAGCAGATCGATGCTGCTGCAGAAGCACTGCAGGGGCGCGGAGGCAAGCGTGGCGGCAGCAGGGGTGGAAGGCGCGGTGGCAGCAGGGGCGACAGGTCCGGCGGCTCCGGTATGAACGAGTCCACGGCAAACCCGATGATCCGCAGACGCATGGCCAGACCCAAGGTGTCCGCGCTCGGTGCAAAGGCAAAGTCTGCACGGTAA